In Cotesia glomerata isolate CgM1 linkage group LG3, MPM_Cglom_v2.3, whole genome shotgun sequence, one genomic interval encodes:
- the LOC123262217 gene encoding proteasome subunit beta type-7, with protein MSSVLLPEVPAPGFSFDLCKRNELLASKGYAAPKAQKTGTTIVGIIYKDGVILGADTRATSGTIVADKNCSKIHFLSHNIYCCGAGTAADTEKTTEMIASQLELHRLNTGRVPRVVTANRMLKQHLFRHQGHIGAALVLGGVDIDGPHLYAIFPHGSSENYMFTTMGSGSLAAMAVFESRWKPGLTEEEGKELVADAIRAGVFNDLGSGSNVDVCVIRNNQVRGPVFDSRSVDYIRPYDVANEKGKRQGSYRYKRGTTAVLDKSVRPIVIEHEAVRKIELESMDTSS; from the exons aaatgAATTGCTGGCTAGCAAAGGATATGCTGCACCGAAAGCCCAAAAAACCGGTACGACAATCGTTGGAATAATTTACAAAGATGGTGTTATTCTTGGCGCAGATACTCGTGCTACTTCTGGTACAATTGTAGCTGataaaaattgttctaaaattcattttttgtcCCACAATATTTA cTGTTGTGGAGCTGGTACGGCAGCAGATACAGAGAAAACAACAGAAATGATAGCAAGTCAATTAGAATTGCATCGTTTAAACACAGGACGTGTACCAAGAGTTGTAACAGCTAACAGAATGTTGAAGCAACATCTATTCCGTCATCAAGGACACATTGGTGCTGCTTTAGTCTTAGGAGGTGTTGATATTGATGGTCCTCATCTTTATGCCATCTTTCCTCATGGTTCTAGTGAAAATTACATGTTTACTACCATGGGATCAGGATCTTTAGCAGCAATGGCTGTTTTTGAAAGCCGATGGAAACCTGGATTAact gaAGAAGAGGGCAAAGAATTGGTAGCAGATGCAATCCGTGCTGGTGTCTTCAATGACTTGGGATCAGGTTCAAATGTCGACGTTTGTGTTATCCGCAACAACCAAGTACGTGGTCCAGTTTTCGACTCTCGTAGCGTTGATTACATTCGTCCGTATGACGTTGCTAATGAAAAAGGTAAACGTCAAGGATCTTATCGCTATAAACGAGGTACTACAGCTGTTCTTGATAAATCAGTGCGCCCAATTGTTATTGAGCATGAGGCTGTGCGTAAAATTGAATTAGAATCAATGGATACATCctcttaa